A window of Campylobacter ureolyticus contains these coding sequences:
- a CDS encoding tetratricopeptide repeat protein, with protein sequence MESFFIDYRDPIFGLIILIAVAFVVAFSSYVWAIFSKKDEEAKLKNFISKFEDSNSLSQKHIDLLKSINLDIDTFSALGLVFTKTGDFSRAINIYLIALEQAKTKAQKNFILLNLAKAYFEAGFLKKAENVFLQILKFNPRNEEALRLLSVIYEKLKMYDEELDALDALKEQGIDVDENLALIKAQIIANDNSLKFDKKIKEISKIEFDFTKRFILELFIKTNEPLSKIKKFPPLKNVVDIIWFLNEPINLKDDEYKALFYAKALSNEYKQSSFFEINAISAMRNSGFFEADLSFKFMCSKCKNSFPSFFYRCPVCYTLNSIQILPKIIRKDNEANLTF encoded by the coding sequence TTGGAAAGTTTTTTTATAGATTACAGAGATCCTATTTTTGGACTTATTATCCTGATTGCGGTTGCTTTTGTAGTGGCATTTTCAAGTTATGTTTGGGCAATTTTTTCTAAAAAAGATGAAGAGGCAAAACTTAAAAATTTCATTAGCAAATTTGAAGATTCAAACTCACTTAGCCAAAAACATATTGATCTTTTAAAATCTATTAATCTTGATATTGATACTTTTAGTGCTTTAGGCCTTGTCTTTACCAAAACAGGAGATTTTTCAAGAGCTATAAATATCTACTTAATCGCACTTGAACAAGCAAAAACAAAGGCTCAAAAAAACTTTATTTTACTAAATTTGGCAAAAGCATACTTTGAGGCAGGATTTTTAAAAAAAGCTGAAAATGTCTTTTTACAAATTTTAAAATTCAATCCAAGAAACGAAGAAGCTTTGCGTCTTTTAAGTGTAATTTATGAAAAACTAAAAATGTATGATGAAGAGCTTGACGCACTTGATGCCTTAAAAGAACAAGGCATTGATGTGGATGAAAATTTAGCTCTTATAAAAGCTCAAATTATCGCAAATGACAATAGCCTCAAATTTGATAAAAAAATAAAAGAAATCTCAAAAATAGAGTTTGACTTTACAAAACGTTTTATACTTGAGCTTTTTATTAAAACAAATGAACCACTTTCTAAAATCAAAAAATTTCCACCTTTAAAAAATGTAGTTGACATAATATGGTTTTTAAACGAACCTATAAATTTAAAAGATGATGAATATAAAGCTTTATTTTACGCCAAAGCTTTGAGTAATGAGTATAAACAAAGTTCATTTTTTGAGATAAATGCCATCTCAGCGATGAGAAACTCAGGTTTTTTTGAAGCGGATTTAAGTTTTAAATTTATGTGCAGTAAGTGTAAAAATTCATTTCCATCATTTTTTTATAGATGCCCAGTTTGTTATACCTTAAACAGTATTCAAATTCTACCAAAAATTATAAGAAAAGATAATGAAGCAAATCTTACTTTTTAG
- a CDS encoding adenylate kinase: protein MNSFSYVFLGIIFIVEAVWSFCGGKIYIKYTGWIEPSIQMSITSMAIGIIFICIGIFYNSKHSDFMRCKKCHKVYNYIDVKDKDKICPKCGGELQDYKEFEKEEQEKKNKEFKRIDKIERELIEEYKKSKK, encoded by the coding sequence TTGAATAGTTTTTCTTATGTTTTTTTAGGAATTATTTTTATTGTAGAAGCCGTTTGGTCTTTTTGTGGTGGAAAAATTTATATAAAATATACCGGCTGGATAGAACCATCCATACAAATGTCTATAACCTCTATGGCTATAGGAATTATTTTTATATGTATAGGAATTTTTTATAACTCAAAACATTCAGATTTTATGCGTTGCAAAAAATGCCATAAAGTTTATAATTATATTGATGTAAAAGATAAAGATAAAATTTGCCCAAAATGTGGTGGAGAGTTGCAAGATTATAAAGAATTTGAAAAGGAAGAACAAGAAAAGAAAAACAAAGAATTTAAAAGAATTGATAAAATAGAAAGAGAATTGATTGAAGAATATAAAAAGAGTAAAAAATGA
- the dnaG gene encoding DNA primase — MIKPESIQRLIEQTDIVDVVSRYVNLKRSGRNFVGICPFHDDKNPSMSVSPELNIYHCFSCKAGGNAINFIKEYEKLNFPEAVEKLASMQNFALEYTDEKSNFKKLDKEALSIVKAYYQSLLYQNKAAINYLYNRGFNDELIAKFELGYAPNSQNTLNLLANEKIDPKDAINLGIVKVGEGGNLYASFIDRIIFTINNHAGKIVGFGGRTITNHPAKYVNSPQSSVFDKSQIFYAYDKAKDEIYKLKEIIITEGYMDTIMLHKAGHKNAVAVLGTALTPKHLPLLRRSNAKITLCFDGDSAGINAAFKSSKLLLQNDFDTSVVVIPKGADPADLVQAGNLKELDKILNSKTEAGEFVIRQIANEFELQRPVQKQLALEEIVKFTKTLNPIVADSYKSLVSMILGISIDSFSLSNSGKNSIKSIPNFAKFEKKKDYLELQIIKTLYLNKDLFNKCKDMFLDAKFQTHEDEFKALLRTQKTPEDEIMLREISIDISIDEFKSIDELSSAYKILIINTYENMLKKLKNSDIENKQEKIKQVQRRIIKLKGVK; from the coding sequence ATGATAAAACCCGAAAGTATCCAAAGACTTATTGAACAAACTGATATCGTAGATGTTGTTTCAAGATATGTAAATTTAAAAAGAAGTGGGCGAAATTTTGTAGGAATTTGTCCATTTCATGATGATAAAAATCCAAGTATGAGTGTAAGCCCAGAACTTAATATATATCACTGTTTTTCTTGCAAAGCTGGAGGAAATGCTATAAATTTCATAAAAGAGTATGAAAAACTAAATTTCCCAGAAGCTGTTGAAAAACTAGCTTCCATGCAAAATTTTGCACTTGAATATACAGATGAAAAAAGTAATTTTAAAAAGCTTGATAAAGAGGCTTTAAGTATTGTAAAAGCTTACTATCAAAGTCTTTTATATCAAAACAAAGCTGCCATAAATTATCTTTATAATCGAGGTTTTAACGATGAGTTGATTGCTAAATTTGAGCTAGGTTATGCTCCAAATTCGCAAAATACACTAAATTTACTTGCAAATGAAAAAATAGATCCAAAAGATGCTATAAATTTAGGTATTGTAAAAGTGGGCGAGGGGGGAAATTTATATGCAAGTTTTATAGATAGGATAATTTTTACTATAAACAATCATGCAGGAAAAATTGTCGGTTTTGGAGGACGAACTATTACAAATCATCCAGCAAAATATGTAAATAGCCCGCAAAGTTCCGTGTTTGATAAATCTCAAATTTTTTATGCTTATGATAAGGCAAAAGATGAAATTTACAAGCTAAAAGAGATAATTATAACTGAGGGTTATATGGATACTATAATGCTTCATAAAGCTGGTCATAAAAATGCAGTTGCCGTACTTGGAACAGCTCTAACTCCAAAACATCTGCCACTTTTAAGAAGAAGTAATGCAAAAATAACTCTTTGTTTTGACGGCGATAGTGCTGGTATAAATGCAGCTTTTAAAAGTTCAAAACTTCTACTTCAAAACGATTTTGATACAAGTGTCGTTGTAATCCCAAAGGGTGCTGATCCAGCAGATCTGGTTCAAGCTGGAAATTTAAAAGAATTAGATAAAATTTTAAACTCAAAAACAGAAGCTGGTGAGTTTGTAATCCGTCAAATTGCAAATGAATTTGAACTTCAAAGACCAGTTCAAAAACAACTTGCATTAGAAGAAATAGTCAAATTTACAAAAACATTAAATCCAATAGTTGCTGATAGTTATAAAAGTTTGGTAAGTATGATTTTAGGCATATCAATAGATAGTTTTTCGCTTTCAAATTCCGGTAAAAATAGCATAAAAAGTATTCCAAATTTTGCTAAATTTGAGAAAAAAAAGGACTATTTAGAGCTTCAGATTATAAAAACCCTTTATTTGAATAAGGATCTTTTTAATAAATGCAAAGATATGTTTTTAGATGCTAAATTTCAAACTCATGAAGATGAATTTAAGGCCTTATTGCGTACTCAAAAAACCCCAGAAGATGAGATAATGCTAAGAGAAATAAGTATTGATATAAGCATTGATGAGTTTAAAAGCATTGATGAGCTTTCAAGTGCTTATAAAATTTTAATTATAAATACTTATGAAAATATGTTAAAAAAATTAAAAAACAGCGATATAGAAAATAAACAAGAAAAAATTAAACAAGTACAAAGAAGAATAATAAAGCTTAAAGGAGTAAAATGA
- the rnhA gene encoding ribonuclease HI — MKQILLFSDGSCLGNPGIGGWAYILRYKNHEKKEFGTNELTTNNQMELTAVLKALKKLKEPCKIELFTDSSYVANSINLWLDGWVKKNFKNVKNVELWKEYLSLSKPHQITAFWVKAHAGHKENEECDDMARNAALKLKEQLKNG, encoded by the coding sequence ATGAAGCAAATCTTACTTTTTAGTGATGGATCTTGTCTTGGAAATCCTGGAATTGGTGGCTGGGCATATATATTAAGGTATAAAAACCATGAAAAAAAAGAATTCGGAACAAATGAGCTTACTACAAATAACCAAATGGAATTAACAGCAGTTTTAAAAGCTTTAAAAAAATTAAAAGAGCCTTGTAAAATCGAGCTTTTTACAGATAGTAGCTATGTTGCAAACTCGATAAATTTATGGCTTGATGGCTGGGTTAAAAAAAATTTTAAAAATGTTAAAAATGTTGAGTTGTGGAAAGAGTATTTATCTCTTTCAAAACCTCATCAAATAACGGCATTTTGGGTAAAAGCTCATGCTGGACATAAAGAAAATGAGGAATGTGATGATATGGCAAGAAATGCAGCACTAAAACTAAAAGAACAACTAAAAAATGGATAA
- the rnc gene encoding ribonuclease III produces MLEKLQKKLNYNFQDLDLLQRALTHKSSNKPYSNERLEYLGDAVMDLVVAKYLFEKFKNTPEGDLSKLRAALVNETSFAKLAKALNLGDFIIISSAEERNNGRNKNSLLSDAFEALMGAVFLEIGFEKTSRIALNLLEKEYHHISLEEIVKDYKTKLQEITQSILGLIPTYILLDSKGPDHKKEFKIGVFLGDEKYGEAVGKSKKDAEQKAAKIAIETLHKKGRA; encoded by the coding sequence ATGCTAGAAAAATTACAAAAAAAATTAAATTATAATTTTCAAGATTTAGACCTTTTACAAAGAGCCCTTACTCACAAAAGTTCAAATAAACCTTATAGCAATGAAAGATTAGAGTATCTAGGTGATGCAGTTATGGATCTTGTAGTTGCAAAATATCTTTTTGAAAAATTTAAAAATACGCCCGAGGGTGATTTATCAAAACTAAGAGCTGCTTTAGTAAATGAAACAAGCTTTGCAAAACTGGCAAAAGCTTTAAATTTAGGCGATTTTATCATAATTTCAAGTGCTGAAGAAAGAAATAATGGAAGAAATAAAAACTCGCTTTTATCTGATGCATTTGAAGCACTAATGGGAGCTGTTTTTTTAGAAATAGGTTTTGAAAAAACAAGTAGAATTGCTTTAAATTTGCTTGAAAAAGAGTATCATCATATAAGCCTTGAAGAGATTGTAAAAGACTATAAGACAAAGCTTCAAGAAATAACCCAGAGCATTTTAGGGTTAATTCCTACTTATATACTACTTGATTCAAAAGGACCAGATCACAAAAAAGAGTTTAAAATAGGTGTTTTTTTAGGAGATGAAAAATATGGCGAAGCAGTAGGTAAAAGCAAAAAAGATGCCGAACAAAAAGCTGCTAAAATAGCTATTGAAACTCTACATAAAAAAGGAAGAGCTTGA
- a CDS encoding argininosuccinate synthase domain-containing protein — MKALALFSGGLDSMLAIKLITLQGIEVTAIYMDIGFGGKEDKSELLRKRANMAGADFKIVDIRNKYLQNVLLNPKYGYGKHFNPCIDCHAYMFKTALSMLKNQEASFLITGEVLGQRPMSQRKEALNQVLSLSGDEDLLILRPLCAKLLKPTTPEINGWVDREKLLSISGRGRHTQLNLAKEFGFDDFESPAGGCLLTLDNYSKKLTDALNHEGLDTPNDSEILKFGRHLRLEGGAKLIIGKDENDNLKLKNIQNDKFVEINLPNGVVGAYVLISKNACLDDKILAAKFALTYSKADISKNYKMIVCGDEFSVKAFESKDRAKEFFVG; from the coding sequence ATGAAAGCATTAGCGCTTTTTAGTGGCGGACTTGATAGTATGCTTGCTATAAAACTTATAACCTTGCAAGGCATTGAAGTAACGGCAATTTATATGGATATAGGATTTGGCGGCAAGGAAGATAAAAGCGAGCTTTTAAGAAAAAGGGCTAATATGGCAGGGGCTGATTTTAAAATCGTTGATATAAGAAACAAATATCTTCAAAATGTACTTTTAAATCCAAAATATGGCTATGGGAAACACTTTAATCCTTGCATTGACTGCCACGCTTATATGTTTAAAACTGCTTTAAGTATGCTTAAAAACCAAGAAGCTAGCTTTTTAATCACAGGTGAAGTTTTAGGACAGCGTCCGATGAGCCAAAGAAAAGAAGCTTTAAATCAAGTTTTAAGTTTATCAGGCGATGAAGATTTGCTTATTTTAAGACCACTTTGTGCTAAGCTTTTAAAGCCAACAACACCTGAAATAAATGGCTGGGTTGATAGAGAAAAGCTTCTTAGTATCAGCGGTCGTGGGCGTCATACTCAGTTAAATTTAGCTAAAGAGTTTGGTTTTGATGATTTTGAAAGTCCAGCTGGAGGATGCTTGCTAACGCTTGATAATTATAGTAAAAAACTAACCGATGCGCTAAATCATGAAGGGCTTGATACACCAAACGATAGTGAAATTTTAAAATTTGGAAGGCATTTAAGACTAGAAGGTGGAGCAAAGCTAATAATCGGTAAAGATGAAAATGATAATTTAAAACTAAAAAACATACAAAACGATAAATTTGTTGAGATAAATTTGCCAAATGGGGTAGTTGGAGCGTATGTTTTAATAAGCAAGAACGCATGTTTGGATGATAAAATTCTAGCAGCAAAATTTGCATTAACTTATTCAAAAGCAGATATTTCAAAAAACTATAAGATGATAGTTTGTGGTGATGAGTTTAGTGTAAAAGCTTTTGAAAGCAAAGATAGGGCAAAAGAGTTTTTTGTTGGGTAA
- a CDS encoding DUF637 domain-containing protein has protein sequence MKFILNLLLFISLFFNNILLASSSTIQSGIYGTNFKDSLLSNISSSTGNYLFNKAGDIGVVTNSKDGSLTKTALHSLIGGSINAIQGESFIDGAVISGINELLTPLSSNLNKDEQILTSQLTGILTGALINSEAGAKQGYNLTTSAELNNRQYHQEFINKHYKEFKEYYKRQKLSSKITKSNLIIK, from the coding sequence ATGAAATTTATCTTAAATTTATTACTATTTATAAGTCTATTTTTTAACAATATATTATTAGCATCAAGCTCAACTATACAAAGTGGAATTTATGGAACAAATTTTAAAGACTCTTTATTATCGAATATATCTTCTAGCACAGGAAACTACTTATTTAATAAAGCAGGAGATATAGGAGTAGTAACAAATAGTAAAGATGGAAGTTTAACTAAAACTGCACTTCATTCATTAATAGGTGGAAGCATAAACGCTATTCAAGGAGAAAGCTTTATAGATGGAGCTGTTATTTCAGGTATAAATGAACTATTAACTCCATTAAGCAGTAATCTTAATAAAGATGAACAAATTCTAACTTCACAACTAACAGGAATTCTAACAGGAGCTTTAATAAATAGTGAAGCTGGAGCCAAACAAGGATATAATCTTACAACAAGTGCCGAACTTAATAATAGGCAATATCATCAAGAATTTATAAATAAACACTATAAAGAATTTAAAGAGTATTATAAAAGACAAAAACTATCAAGCAAAATCACAAAATCAAACTTGATAATTAAATAA